The proteins below come from a single Mycolicibacterium sp. TY81 genomic window:
- a CDS encoding endonuclease/exonuclease/phosphatase family protein, whose product MRLATFNILHGRTVGDGVHLDRLRRSISTLDPDILALQEVDFDQSRSGRADLTAIAAEVMNAVSHRFVAAITGTPGATWIAATGEEQPASAAYGISLLSRYPASSWQVLRLPRIPTRFPMYLSVPGRVMIVHEEPRAAVLARLDTPLGAMTIASTHLSFVPGWNRHQLRQLARTVRALPGPHIIAGDLNMAPDPAARWSGMRSLACADTFPADAPTRQLDHVLTDDRQLTALRHTTPQVELSDHRPLAVTVTRH is encoded by the coding sequence ATGCGTCTCGCGACCTTCAACATCCTGCACGGCCGCACCGTCGGCGACGGCGTCCATCTCGATAGACTGCGCCGCAGTATCAGCACCCTCGACCCGGACATCCTGGCGCTGCAGGAAGTGGATTTCGATCAATCTCGTTCCGGCCGAGCCGATCTGACGGCCATCGCCGCCGAGGTCATGAACGCGGTGTCGCACCGTTTCGTCGCCGCCATCACCGGAACGCCCGGCGCCACCTGGATCGCGGCCACCGGCGAGGAACAGCCGGCGTCGGCGGCGTACGGCATCTCCCTGCTCTCGCGTTATCCGGCGAGCAGCTGGCAGGTACTGCGGCTGCCCCGCATACCGACACGCTTTCCGATGTATCTGTCGGTACCCGGAAGAGTGATGATCGTGCACGAGGAGCCGCGCGCCGCAGTGCTGGCACGGCTCGATACGCCGTTGGGCGCCATGACGATCGCCAGCACGCATTTGTCGTTCGTGCCCGGCTGGAATCGCCATCAACTGCGGCAGCTGGCCCGTACGGTTCGCGCCCTGCCGGGGCCGCACATCATCGCCGGCGACTTGAACATGGCACCGGACCCGGCAGCGCGCTGGTCGGGTATGCGTTCGCTGGCGTGTGCCGACACGTTCCCGGCCGATGCACCGACCCGGCAGCTCGACCACGTGCTGACCGACGACCGGCAGCTGACGGCGCTCCGACACACCACCCCGCAGGTGGAACTCTCGGATCACCGCCCGTTGGCTGTCACCGTGACCCGGCATTGA